A genomic window from Anthocerotibacter panamensis C109 includes:
- a CDS encoding prepilin peptidase, whose protein sequence is MDVLSLYFLGLAGVIGACVGSFLNVVAYRLPLGLSLISPGSRCPHCLTPLGITENLPVLGWAVLGGRCKHCREPISWRYPLVELSTALLFLVLYARFGMSLTTLAYAVLVSLLTALALIDLDTLELPHELTLPGIYLGLGWQVVQLAGQVPVVGLLEGLLGYGVAVFFLDAIAWLGRAYLWFKTPVGRFWNWEPFAVVGLLGLGWLVGGRVGVPLAGSLTCYGGAVLLWDSFFILRSFSAKEPALAQADEQLVALGGGDVLLGGLMGAWLGWEGLVVAVAIGFGVGAFWGILARVTGRLEAMERFALGPFLAVGGVISALGGGNVWFDNYLRLLGIT, encoded by the coding sequence ATGGATGTTCTATCCCTCTATTTTCTGGGGCTGGCTGGGGTGATTGGGGCCTGTGTGGGTAGTTTCCTCAATGTAGTGGCGTACCGTCTGCCCTTGGGGCTCTCACTAATTAGCCCTGGTTCGCGTTGCCCACACTGCTTGACCCCCCTTGGGATCACGGAAAATCTCCCGGTTTTGGGTTGGGCTGTGCTGGGGGGGCGTTGTAAGCACTGTCGGGAGCCCATCTCCTGGCGCTATCCCCTGGTGGAGTTGAGTACAGCCTTGCTCTTTTTGGTGCTCTATGCCCGCTTCGGGATGAGCCTGACCACCCTTGCCTATGCGGTGCTCGTCAGCCTGCTGACTGCGCTGGCGCTCATCGACCTGGATACTTTGGAGCTACCCCATGAACTGACCTTACCCGGAATCTATTTGGGTCTGGGCTGGCAGGTGGTACAGTTGGCGGGGCAAGTCCCAGTCGTGGGACTCCTGGAAGGGTTGCTCGGGTATGGCGTGGCGGTTTTCTTTCTGGACGCGATAGCGTGGCTGGGGCGGGCTTATCTGTGGTTCAAAACCCCTGTCGGGCGGTTTTGGAATTGGGAACCCTTCGCAGTCGTTGGGCTGTTGGGCCTAGGCTGGCTTGTGGGTGGACGGGTAGGGGTACCGTTGGCGGGGAGTCTGACCTGCTACGGCGGCGCGGTGCTGCTCTGGGATAGTTTCTTCATCCTGCGTAGCTTTAGCGCTAAAGAGCCTGCCCTGGCGCAAGCCGACGAGCAACTGGTGGCGCTGGGAGGCGGAGATGTCCTTCTGGGCGGCCTAATGGGGGCCTGGTTGGGCTGGGAGGGCCTGGTGGTAGCCGTGGCGATTGGGTTTGGGGTGGGGGCCTTCTGGGGCATCCTAGCTCGTGTGACCGGCAGATTAGAAGCCATGGAGCGTTTTGCTCTGGGGCCTTTTCTGGCTGTAGGCGGGGTGATCAGTGCTTTGGGCGGCGGGAATGTTTGGTTTGATAATTATCTGCGACTTTTGGGTATTACTTGA
- the pilO gene encoding type 4a pilus biogenesis protein PilO produces MTTQVFGIELDRRSIAILIGVAGLAIVGVVAFNVTVPKIAEVQSLDEQITTVRQSLDSQTQLRNRLADVPTKLARAQQTFENLTDLLPKEESPSILLIDIARIVKGSKAELVQYTPGKPTPTTEVAGLSNLSKSTSKVSLTGTFAQSLNVLKDLERLEQLLKVEDLTVTPATGNDKAGLLTVGFSLSSYALPSGQAAPAPAPAASATPAK; encoded by the coding sequence ATGACTACACAGGTATTTGGCATTGAGTTAGACCGTCGGAGTATAGCGATCCTCATCGGCGTGGCCGGACTTGCCATCGTCGGAGTCGTCGCCTTTAACGTCACAGTCCCCAAGATTGCTGAGGTGCAGAGCCTGGATGAACAAATTACCACAGTCCGCCAATCTCTGGACTCCCAGACCCAACTGCGCAACCGGCTGGCGGACGTGCCCACCAAGCTCGCTCGTGCCCAACAGACTTTTGAAAATTTGACCGACCTCCTTCCTAAAGAAGAGAGCCCATCCATCCTACTCATCGATATTGCGCGCATTGTCAAAGGCTCTAAAGCTGAGCTGGTCCAGTACACGCCTGGTAAGCCTACCCCCACCACGGAGGTTGCGGGCCTCAGCAACTTGAGTAAGTCCACCAGCAAGGTATCCCTGACCGGGACTTTTGCCCAATCGCTCAATGTCCTGAAAGACCTAGAACGACTGGAACAACTGCTCAAAGTAGAAGACCTGACGGTCACCCCCGCCACCGGCAATGATAAGGCCGGTTTACTCACCGTAGGCTTTAGCCTGTCCTCCTACGCGCTCCCCTCCGGTCAGGCGGCCCCAGCCCCAGCCCCGGCGGCAAGCGCGACCCCAGCCAAATAG
- the nadC gene encoding carboxylating nicotinate-nucleotide diphosphorylase — MAVLPPWLVIEPLLRQWLTEDWGRGDWTTASIFPQESPPTQAQLLLKQPGVVCGLPIVARIFTLVDPQIHTQALIVEGKSCLAGTVLARLEGPASAILMAERVALNILQRLSGIATLTRRYVEALAGTGVFLTDTRKTTPGLRLLEKYASRVGGATNHRLGLDDAVLIKDNHLLACGGVTPALRKARAQIPHLMRIEVECETLAQVEEALAAGADMILLDNMTIPGLEKAVALVARRVPLEASGNVTLENLQAIAQTGVDFIATSAPITRAPWLDISLDF, encoded by the coding sequence GTGGCTGTGCTCCCCCCCTGGCTGGTGATCGAGCCGCTGTTACGGCAGTGGCTCACCGAAGATTGGGGCCGAGGCGACTGGACGACAGCAAGCATTTTCCCGCAAGAGAGCCCCCCGACGCAGGCCCAACTGCTCCTTAAACAGCCTGGAGTAGTCTGTGGGCTGCCGATTGTAGCGCGGATTTTCACTTTGGTAGACCCGCAAATTCACACCCAAGCCCTGATCGTAGAAGGGAAATCCTGTCTGGCGGGGACGGTCCTTGCTCGCCTGGAAGGTCCAGCCAGCGCGATCTTGATGGCAGAGCGGGTCGCCCTCAATATTCTCCAACGGCTGAGCGGCATCGCCACCCTCACGCGCCGCTATGTCGAAGCTCTGGCAGGAACGGGAGTCTTCCTCACCGATACCCGCAAGACGACCCCTGGGCTCCGCCTGTTGGAGAAATATGCCTCCCGCGTCGGCGGGGCGACCAATCACCGCTTGGGGCTTGATGATGCTGTCTTGATCAAGGACAACCATCTGCTCGCCTGCGGGGGTGTCACCCCGGCGCTCCGCAAGGCCCGCGCGCAGATCCCGCACCTGATGCGCATTGAGGTGGAGTGCGAAACCTTGGCTCAGGTCGAAGAAGCCTTAGCAGCAGGAGCAGACATGATCTTGCTCGACAATATGACTATCCCCGGACTCGAAAAAGCCGTGGCGCTCGTCGCCCGTCGCGTCCCCTTGGAGGCTTCGGGGAATGTCACTTTGGAAAACCTCCAAGCCATCGCTCAGACTGGGGTGGACTTCATCGCCACCAGTGCCCCGATCACCCGCGCCCCGTGGTTAGATATCAGTCTAGATTTCTGA
- the chlG gene encoding chlorophyll synthase ChlG has translation MATSPGENRKARQILGMRGAESGERSLWKLRLQLMKPVTWIPLIWGVVCGTASSGGFTWTVGHVLLVVLAMILAGPLLTGYTQTINDYYDRDLDAINEPYRPIPSGAITLNQVRAQIAILLGLGLATAFGLDWLVGHPFPTVGVLAIGGSLLAYIYSAPPLKLKQFGWIGNYALGASYIALPWWCGHALFGTLTPTIVILTLFYSFAGLGIAVVNDFKSVEGDRALGLQSLPVVFGIKQAAWISVLTIDVFQLGVFGYLVATGKFAWYGAVLLGLILPQIFLQRQLLADPVANDVRYQASAQPFLVLGMLVTGLALGAG, from the coding sequence ATGGCCACTTCACCGGGAGAAAATCGAAAAGCCCGCCAGATCCTGGGGATGCGTGGGGCCGAGTCCGGGGAGCGCTCCTTGTGGAAGTTGCGCCTCCAACTGATGAAACCTGTGACCTGGATCCCGCTGATTTGGGGGGTGGTCTGTGGAACAGCCTCCAGTGGAGGCTTTACCTGGACGGTGGGCCATGTCCTGCTGGTCGTGCTTGCCATGATTCTGGCCGGACCTTTGCTCACAGGCTATACCCAGACGATCAACGACTATTATGACCGTGATCTCGATGCCATCAACGAACCCTACCGCCCCATCCCTTCCGGTGCGATCACCCTGAACCAAGTGCGGGCACAGATCGCTATTTTGCTGGGGTTGGGCCTTGCGACGGCTTTTGGCCTGGACTGGCTGGTGGGGCATCCGTTCCCAACCGTTGGGGTGCTCGCTATCGGCGGGTCTCTTTTGGCCTATATCTATTCTGCTCCGCCCCTCAAGCTCAAGCAGTTTGGCTGGATCGGCAACTATGCGCTGGGGGCTTCTTACATTGCGCTGCCTTGGTGGTGCGGTCATGCCCTTTTTGGGACCCTCACCCCGACAATTGTGATTCTCACGCTCTTTTATAGTTTTGCGGGTCTGGGGATCGCAGTGGTGAACGACTTCAAGAGCGTTGAAGGGGACCGGGCTTTGGGACTCCAGTCGCTGCCGGTAGTTTTTGGGATCAAACAGGCGGCTTGGATCTCGGTGCTGACCATCGATGTCTTCCAGTTGGGGGTATTCGGTTATCTGGTAGCGACCGGAAAGTTTGCATGGTACGGGGCGGTCCTCCTAGGGTTGATTCTGCCGCAGATATTTTTGCAGCGGCAGCTTCTGGCGGACCCGGTAGCCAATGATGTGCGTTATCAGGCCAGTGCTCAGCCCTTCCTCGTCTTGGGCATGCTTGTGACCGGTCTTGCGCTGGGGGCAGGTTGA
- a CDS encoding winged helix-turn-helix domain-containing protein — protein sequence MEEPVSSPPLPLPESTITSLEALKVISDPFRQQLLSKLGGIPRTVKELAAEVGLSYTRLYYHINLLEEHHLIRVTHTRLVSGILEKHYQATAYSFLVDRTLLTLKVAQRNEGLEAVLDYVLRQTATDIQASVQSGSVDLSQTAPDLQALLARRRVVHISPEKAQSVYCRLTELLTELLSENPGPEDHPMPYALALAFYPTQPTSTGDNSYG from the coding sequence ATGGAAGAACCTGTCTCTAGCCCGCCCCTACCCTTGCCTGAATCGACCATTACCTCTTTAGAGGCGCTAAAAGTTATCTCCGACCCTTTTCGGCAGCAGCTACTGAGCAAGCTGGGGGGGATCCCCCGGACGGTAAAGGAACTCGCGGCTGAGGTCGGCCTCAGCTATACCCGCCTCTACTACCACATCAACCTCCTGGAAGAACACCACCTGATCCGGGTTACCCATACCCGTCTGGTCTCCGGTATCCTCGAAAAGCACTACCAGGCCACTGCCTACAGTTTCCTTGTGGACCGGACTTTACTCACGCTTAAGGTCGCTCAGCGCAATGAAGGTCTAGAGGCAGTCCTGGACTACGTTTTGCGCCAGACTGCCACAGATATTCAGGCCAGTGTCCAGAGTGGGAGTGTAGACCTTAGCCAGACGGCTCCAGACCTCCAGGCTCTACTTGCCCGCCGCCGGGTAGTCCATATCTCTCCCGAGAAGGCGCAGTCCGTTTACTGTCGTCTGACTGAGTTGCTCACGGAGTTGTTGAGCGAGAACCCCGGCCCCGAAGACCACCCTATGCCCTATGCCTTGGCCTTGGCCTTTTATCCAACCCAACCTACATCTACAGGAGATAACAGCTATGGATAG
- a CDS encoding PilN domain-containing protein, whose protein sequence is MYVPEINFLKDRNTEANVDVDTPDTFSNAEGGLDPLVIAVMIPVVALGLVAAVTLFYNSQIAAKTNEKADLDNQVAQIQGELNRLQAQQKELQEIQGRSQAVINLFDLSKPWSAVMEDLRRRVPANVWIENFTAKDKTVQVSGRALDYTQVAAFQLTLGASPFVESVEIQDTSQQAAKDDTPATVSYRLNVVLKQQGIGQFASVLEETGSVGLLEKLRRLQKENLVQ, encoded by the coding sequence ATGTACGTGCCAGAGATTAACTTTCTCAAAGACCGCAACACCGAGGCCAACGTCGATGTGGATACCCCGGATACTTTTAGTAACGCTGAGGGGGGGCTTGACCCGCTCGTTATCGCCGTCATGATCCCGGTAGTGGCGCTTGGTCTGGTAGCAGCGGTGACCCTCTTCTACAACAGCCAGATTGCTGCGAAGACCAACGAAAAGGCAGACCTTGATAATCAGGTGGCTCAGATCCAGGGCGAATTGAACCGGCTACAGGCCCAACAAAAAGAACTCCAGGAGATCCAAGGGCGCTCCCAGGCCGTCATCAACCTCTTTGATCTGTCCAAGCCCTGGTCTGCGGTCATGGAAGACCTGCGCCGCCGCGTCCCGGCCAATGTCTGGATCGAAAACTTCACAGCCAAGGACAAGACCGTCCAGGTCTCGGGTCGGGCACTGGACTATACCCAGGTGGCTGCCTTCCAGTTAACCTTGGGAGCTTCGCCCTTTGTCGAATCCGTAGAGATCCAGGACACCAGCCAGCAGGCTGCTAAGGATGACACCCCCGCCACCGTGAGTTACCGCCTCAACGTAGTGCTCAAACAACAGGGTATCGGTCAGTTCGCCAGTGTCCTGGAAGAAACCGGCTCTGTCGGCTTACTTGAAAAACTCCGCCGTCTTCAAAAGGAGAATCTGGTCCAATGA
- a CDS encoding secretin N-terminal domain-containing protein has product MKRSTHRVKTLLCAFLGLSLLIPATPLPAQTLPDVTGFRVEDNASKLVLDLKGTTRPEIQTTQEGNTTFITLQEALLSVKDANNGVYVLSNLPRGISRAEARQVDLRTVRIALTGTGSTPPSVAVDVATPLKVSLVIGGGLTAGIISNKVTETQVGDLKSPDHPEPSQNRQFSARAVAPPVGDVAIATLNVDPPVRLGRNDPITLVLKDAPVREVLTLMARRAGLNAIFSSDVTGKQVSVDVQGESLEQTFNLILRLAGLKAQKVDRTVVVGQTLPQDILQTQVRTFRLNQANVAQVVPQIQSLAAQLQENIFTSTDARTNSVTLVGSARALKVASAQIAQLDVRKRQVLISLKLVDIDLLDTENLGVGFGYQLGKFTFGSLDVGNVGTPTNFITFPSTTGATGTTINSQTGATFAGGAPTITRLNLGTPIGPLGVNNNFVSTFDSTVSDLISQLQLRLQASIVSGNSKILADPKIVVESGNGVSEANTGRVDVSDDVIVGTQITVDPATGLTTTTVQKDRAGVIMDVSVFNIDDNGYVNLGLRPQISSIISTQRDASNNLITLLSRRNIDIRRLRLRDGQTLVLAGLVQDQDLATVNKVPILGDLPILGSLFRFESVQNRKRELALMVTPYILKDPVESGVPPSSIKPEAGSP; this is encoded by the coding sequence ATGAAGCGCTCAACCCACCGTGTCAAGACTTTACTCTGTGCCTTTTTGGGGTTGAGCCTGCTCATCCCAGCTACGCCCCTACCAGCTCAGACCCTGCCCGATGTGACGGGGTTTCGGGTGGAAGACAATGCCTCTAAGTTAGTCCTGGATCTCAAGGGCACCACCCGCCCGGAGATTCAGACCACCCAGGAAGGAAACACCACGTTTATCACGCTCCAGGAAGCGCTGTTGAGCGTGAAAGATGCCAATAACGGGGTTTATGTCCTCAGCAATCTACCCCGAGGCATCAGCCGAGCTGAAGCCCGCCAAGTGGATCTGCGTACGGTGCGCATCGCCCTAACAGGCACTGGCAGTACACCGCCCTCGGTCGCTGTAGACGTGGCGACTCCCCTCAAGGTCAGTCTGGTCATTGGCGGTGGCCTCACCGCAGGCATCATCTCCAATAAAGTGACGGAGACGCAAGTCGGGGACCTCAAGAGTCCAGACCATCCTGAGCCCAGCCAGAACCGTCAGTTTAGTGCCCGCGCTGTCGCCCCACCCGTTGGCGATGTGGCTATCGCTACGCTCAATGTGGACCCCCCAGTCCGTCTCGGGCGCAATGACCCCATCACCTTAGTCCTCAAAGATGCCCCTGTGCGCGAAGTATTGACCCTCATGGCCCGTCGCGCGGGGCTCAATGCGATTTTTAGCAGCGATGTCACCGGCAAGCAGGTCTCTGTCGATGTTCAAGGCGAATCCTTGGAACAGACCTTCAACCTCATCCTCCGGCTGGCTGGCCTCAAGGCTCAAAAAGTAGACCGCACGGTCGTAGTCGGTCAGACACTTCCCCAGGATATCCTCCAGACCCAGGTGCGCACCTTCCGCCTCAACCAGGCCAACGTCGCCCAGGTGGTCCCCCAGATCCAGTCCCTAGCGGCCCAGTTGCAGGAGAATATCTTTACTAGCACCGATGCCCGGACCAATTCCGTGACCCTAGTCGGCTCCGCCCGTGCCCTCAAGGTGGCTTCCGCCCAGATTGCTCAGCTCGACGTGCGCAAACGACAGGTGCTGATCTCGCTAAAACTGGTGGATATCGACCTGCTCGATACTGAAAACCTAGGGGTAGGCTTCGGGTATCAGTTGGGTAAGTTCACCTTTGGTAGCCTTGATGTCGGCAACGTGGGCACACCCACCAACTTCATCACCTTCCCCTCTACCACAGGAGCAACCGGCACTACGATCAACTCCCAAACCGGAGCCACTTTCGCAGGTGGAGCGCCAACAATCACCCGGCTCAACCTCGGCACCCCCATTGGTCCTCTGGGCGTCAACAACAACTTTGTTTCGACCTTTGACAGCACCGTAAGCGATCTGATTTCTCAACTCCAGCTTCGTCTACAGGCATCGATTGTTTCAGGTAACTCCAAGATCCTGGCTGACCCCAAGATTGTGGTTGAGTCGGGCAATGGCGTGTCAGAGGCCAACACCGGGCGGGTTGACGTTTCCGATGATGTTATTGTAGGTACCCAGATCACCGTGGACCCGGCTACCGGACTAACTACCACCACGGTCCAGAAAGACCGGGCGGGGGTGATCATGGATGTCTCCGTCTTTAACATTGATGACAACGGCTACGTGAACTTGGGGCTCAGACCGCAGATCTCTTCGATCATCTCTACCCAGCGTGACGCCTCCAACAACCTCATCACCCTGCTGAGCCGCCGGAATATCGATATCCGTAGGTTACGCTTGCGCGACGGTCAGACTTTGGTGCTGGCGGGACTGGTCCAAGACCAAGACCTAGCCACAGTCAATAAAGTTCCCATCCTCGGGGATCTACCGATCCTGGGTTCGCTGTTCCGTTTTGAATCCGTACAAAACCGCAAGCGGGAGTTGGCGCTCATGGTCACCCCCTATATCCTCAAAGACCCTGTCGAATCAGGGGTTCCACCTTCGAGTATCAAGCCCGAAGCAGGTTCTCCTTAA
- a CDS encoding GIY-YIG nuclease family protein, giving the protein MTICSTSPNSCAAGAPPEALAWVYFVRCRDDSLYCGATVDLKRRMAAHQRGCGSRYVRARGFVGLAACWSLASYSEALRLEARLKKLSKRQKEALICNPGVLSAEEPGSV; this is encoded by the coding sequence GTGACGATCTGCTCGACATCCCCGAATTCCTGCGCCGCCGGCGCGCCCCCTGAAGCGCTCGCCTGGGTCTACTTTGTCCGGTGCCGGGACGACAGCCTCTACTGCGGGGCTACTGTGGACCTCAAGCGCCGGATGGCTGCCCACCAGCGGGGGTGCGGGTCACGATATGTACGGGCACGGGGCTTTGTGGGTCTAGCAGCCTGCTGGTCTTTGGCAAGCTACTCAGAAGCGCTCCGGTTGGAAGCTCGTCTAAAAAAGCTGTCCAAACGCCAAAAAGAGGCTCTTATCTGTAATCCAGGGGTCTTGAGCGCTGAGGAACCGGGGTCTGTGTGA
- a CDS encoding cell division protein FtsQ/DivIB: MTLTAPQLSKEDLVARRKEVRKQQLYQQLKNLWRYSLLIILVGLSFWLGRESLWELRHPEHIVVIGGHVLPPEHLRGLMALALPLRIYEVEPDHLARVLYREPVVEAVQVRRRLWPPTLEVTVQERTPVALVLDGAEPGVLDRNGVWMSLKRYPRLPRPQLTVVGYTPRDQQRWQALYPLFSQSPVAIRKINLTQPNNIRVLTDLGLVHLGHPDPEFLKAQLTALDRLRNLPTRIPPSQIAFIDLTSPTAVQLRQLPPLPAVKTVISAQ, from the coding sequence ATGACCCTTACTGCCCCACAACTCTCCAAAGAAGACCTCGTTGCCCGTCGCAAGGAGGTACGCAAGCAACAGTTGTACCAACAGCTTAAAAATCTGTGGCGCTACAGCCTTTTGATTATTTTGGTGGGTCTGAGTTTTTGGCTGGGGCGCGAGTCATTGTGGGAGTTGCGTCATCCAGAGCATATTGTTGTTATAGGTGGTCATGTCCTTCCCCCGGAACACCTGCGCGGGTTAATGGCTTTAGCACTGCCCCTGCGTATCTATGAAGTCGAGCCCGACCATCTAGCCCGCGTCCTCTATCGCGAGCCGGTGGTTGAGGCGGTCCAGGTGCGCCGTCGGTTGTGGCCTCCCACGCTAGAGGTCACCGTCCAGGAGCGCACTCCTGTAGCTCTGGTCCTCGATGGGGCTGAGCCGGGAGTCTTGGACCGGAATGGAGTCTGGATGAGCCTCAAGCGCTATCCTCGTCTACCCCGTCCGCAGCTCACCGTGGTTGGCTATACCCCCCGCGACCAGCAACGTTGGCAGGCTCTCTATCCCTTGTTCTCCCAATCTCCAGTGGCTATTCGTAAGATCAACCTCACTCAGCCCAACAATATTCGAGTCCTTACCGACTTGGGTCTAGTTCACTTGGGCCATCCCGACCCCGAGTTCCTCAAGGCGCAACTGACCGCTCTGGACCGGTTGCGCAATCTTCCTACCCGCATCCCTCCCTCTCAGATTGCTTTTATCGACCTCACCAGTCCCACCGCTGTGCAACTGCGCCAGTTACCCCCGCTGCCCGCAGTCAAGACCGTGATCTCTGCTCAATAA
- the pilM gene encoding type IV pilus biogenesis protein PilM, with protein MVKTRGSFLQGFLGQGGSAGIGVDITPEQIMVAQLSKRGGRNLSLNNLVWAPTPPGAVIDGRVENTTAVARVIQDLMESRRIKPGMAATAIPSREAVIRLIRLPAELQSAELREVVLNQEAELYLPFPRDEAYVDYQSLDTAEDSDGIRRQEVLLVAAPRSIVDSYLNTIQQAGLSTRIVDVSSFSLIRVLRNKLLQYAPEEAVALLVIQADGTEISILIKGVPQFSRTVAIGTWEFREALCRALDLPPGQATSLLQSLTPPLSGTSGMEVEDQSFSGRGLAALRRILTELAEEIQRSLDFYLSQGDVAPIAQVILTGTGATMNQLDQYLSQRLSLPVERIDPLQVLSLTEDEAIPSEVRSGVGTALGLGLRTLG; from the coding sequence GTGGTAAAAACAAGAGGGAGCTTCCTGCAAGGTTTCTTGGGGCAGGGTGGTTCGGCTGGGATCGGGGTTGATATCACCCCCGAACAAATCATGGTCGCCCAACTATCCAAGCGGGGCGGGCGCAATCTGTCTTTGAATAATCTGGTCTGGGCTCCGACTCCGCCTGGAGCAGTCATTGATGGCCGGGTCGAGAATACAACCGCCGTAGCCCGAGTAATTCAGGATCTTATGGAGTCTCGGCGCATCAAGCCTGGAATGGCTGCGACAGCCATTCCCTCGCGGGAGGCTGTGATCCGGCTGATCCGGCTCCCGGCGGAGCTACAGTCAGCGGAACTGCGCGAGGTGGTCCTCAACCAGGAAGCAGAGCTCTACCTGCCTTTTCCGCGCGATGAAGCCTATGTGGATTATCAGTCCTTAGACACTGCTGAAGACTCCGACGGCATCCGACGGCAGGAAGTTCTCCTGGTCGCAGCTCCTCGCAGCATTGTCGATAGCTACCTCAATACCATTCAACAGGCGGGACTGAGCACGCGGATTGTCGATGTGTCGAGCTTTTCCTTGATCCGGGTTCTACGCAACAAGCTCCTCCAATACGCCCCAGAAGAAGCCGTGGCACTCTTGGTCATCCAGGCAGACGGTACGGAGATCAGCATTCTCATCAAGGGCGTCCCCCAATTCTCGCGCACTGTAGCCATCGGTACCTGGGAATTTAGAGAGGCTCTCTGCCGTGCCCTTGACCTGCCTCCAGGTCAGGCGACCAGCCTACTGCAAAGCCTCACGCCGCCCTTGAGCGGCACCTCTGGAATGGAGGTGGAGGACCAGTCCTTCTCTGGGCGGGGGCTCGCGGCGCTCAGGCGGATCTTGACCGAACTGGCTGAGGAGATCCAGCGCTCTTTAGATTTTTATCTCTCCCAAGGGGATGTCGCGCCGATTGCCCAGGTGATCCTGACGGGCACCGGAGCGACGATGAACCAGCTCGACCAGTACCTGTCCCAGCGCCTGAGCCTGCCTGTAGAGCGGATTGACCCATTGCAGGTTCTATCCTTAACTGAAGATGAAGCGATCCCCTCTGAAGTACGCTCTGGGGTCGGAACAGCCCTGGGCCTCGGCCTCAGGACTCTGGGTTAA
- the ftsZ gene encoding cell division protein FtsZ: MPPQPSPGSFDDIVPSSMACIKVIGVGGGGGNAVNRMIASSVTGIEFWAINTDAQALLHSAASNRLQIGQKLTRGLGAGGNPSIGQKAAEESRDEILGILDGADMVFITAGMGGGTGTGAAAIVAECAKEVGALSVGVVTRPFTFEGNRRRHQAEMGIEALQERVDTLIIIPNDRILKVVSDQTPVQEAFRLADDVLRQGVQGISDIITVPGLINVDFADVRTVMADAGSALMGIGMGSGKSRAREAAMTAISSPLLESSIEGASGVVINITGGHDLTLLEVNEAAVAVHEVVDPNANIIFGAVIDERLQGELRITVIATGFSNAQNNSSNGSGSSKVSRPAIGGSPPLKPSQVPPTASRDDLLDIPEFLRRRRAP; the protein is encoded by the coding sequence ATGCCACCACAACCGTCCCCCGGTTCTTTTGATGATATTGTCCCCAGCTCGATGGCCTGTATCAAAGTCATCGGGGTCGGCGGGGGCGGGGGCAACGCGGTCAACCGGATGATCGCCAGTTCCGTCACCGGTATCGAGTTTTGGGCTATCAACACCGATGCTCAGGCTCTGTTGCATTCAGCGGCGAGTAACCGCTTGCAAATTGGACAAAAATTGACCCGCGGCTTAGGGGCAGGGGGAAATCCCTCGATTGGGCAGAAGGCGGCGGAAGAGTCCCGCGATGAGATTCTGGGGATTTTGGATGGCGCGGACATGGTCTTTATCACAGCGGGTATGGGCGGTGGTACGGGCACAGGGGCGGCAGCTATCGTGGCTGAGTGTGCTAAAGAAGTAGGTGCTTTGAGCGTTGGGGTGGTGACCCGGCCTTTCACCTTTGAGGGCAACCGTCGCCGACATCAGGCGGAGATGGGTATCGAAGCCCTCCAGGAGCGGGTAGATACGCTTATCATCATCCCCAATGACCGCATTCTCAAAGTCGTCTCCGACCAGACGCCCGTCCAAGAGGCTTTCCGGTTGGCAGACGATGTCCTGCGCCAAGGGGTCCAAGGCATTAGCGATATTATTACGGTTCCGGGCCTCATCAATGTGGACTTTGCCGATGTACGCACAGTCATGGCTGATGCGGGTTCAGCGCTGATGGGCATCGGCATGGGCTCCGGCAAGTCCCGCGCCCGTGAAGCGGCAATGACGGCGATTTCTTCGCCCCTCCTAGAATCTTCGATTGAGGGAGCCAGTGGTGTTGTTATCAATATCACCGGCGGTCACGACCTGACCCTGCTGGAGGTGAACGAGGCTGCTGTAGCCGTCCATGAGGTGGTAGACCCCAACGCCAATATTATTTTTGGCGCGGTCATCGACGAACGCTTGCAAGGGGAACTACGCATCACGGTCATCGCCACCGGCTTTAGCAACGCTCAAAATAACAGCAGCAATGGCAGTGGTAGCAGTAAAGTCTCCCGTCCTGCGATCGGTGGCTCCCCGCCGCTCAAACCCTCTCAAGTCCCCCCCACAGCCAGCCGTGACGATCTGCTCGACATCCCCGAATTCCTGCGCCGCCGGCGCGCCCCCTGA